The Paenibacillus mucilaginosus 3016 genome includes the window AGTGGAACCGATCACCGTATAAGGCCCGCCGGATCCCGTGCTGCGCTTGACCTGGTAGACCGCCGCGCCCGGCGAACCGGTCCAGCTGAGGTCTACCCGCTTGCTGCCCGGAACCGCCCGGAGGTCAGCGGGCTCGGTCAGCGGAACACTGGGATTCGCCGTAAGGAGCTGGCTCTCGTCTCCGGTTCCGGCAATGTTCGTGCTCGAGAGCGTATAGTAATAAGTGGCGGCGGCGTCCAGGCCCGTATCATAATAGCTCGTCTGCGTGTTCGGAATCACGGAGGACACGACAGCGAACGGACCCTCAGGCGAAATCGCGCGTTTCAGCGTGTAGGTGGCCGCATCGGGAACGGCATCCCACTTCAGCATCACGGCCGATTCCCTGGCTTCCACGTTGATATTCTGCGGCGGTACGGGGGCGGGCCGCTCCCCGCTCGGTGTAATGGCGCAAGGAGCCGAATCGGTCGCTCCGAACGGGTTCACCGCGCGGACCACATAATAATAAGTCTGACCGTTGATGAGCCCCCCGTCCCGGAACGGATCGGAGCTGGCGGCCGCCCGGGTAAGTCCTTCCGCGACCTTCACGAAGGGGCCGGAGGCGGATTCACCCCGGAGCACATCATAAGTGACGGCGTTCGGCGCAGGAGACCAGGACAGGGCGATCTGCCGGTCTCCGCCGATTCCAGTCAGACCGGAAGGGGCATCCGGAGGCGCATTCAGCTTGTAGACCTGGATGTTGTCGAGCACGATGTTCTCCGCCGTCGTACCGCCGGTAGAGGCTCCGAACGCCGTGATGGCTGCGGTATCCCCCGCCTGGCTGCCGAGGGTCCGGTTATAGAACGGCTGCTCCCGGAGCTCGCCGACGACCGACCCGTCGCTGAGATTCGTGACATAGTAATCGGCCTTGAACGTGTTCAGGTTGATGACCGCCTTGAGATGATACCAGGCGGCATTGGTCAGATTGGCAGGCGTAATGTTCGTATAGATTCCGCCCGTGTCCGTCCATGCGATCTTACCGCCCTTGAGATCGACCTGGATGATCGTGTCCGACGTGTTCGCCTGGCTGTTCACCCCGCCGGTCAGCTTCAGAACATTGCGGCCCCGGCTGATGTCGTTGTTGGGGCCGTAGAAGTACATATCCTGCTCGACGGTCACGATCCCGTCGGAGATCCGGCTGCCGAGCCCCTTCGTCACGGAAGTCGCTCCGGCCCCCGAGCCGACGGTACCCGAGGCGTTCGAGCCGTCCTCGTCCCGGATCAGCAGCGCTTCGGACGGGAACGGTACGCCGTCCTTGCCCGAAGCGGCAATGCTTACCGAGCCGTTCGGTCCGGTTACGCTTGCGGTATAGCCCGCGAATGTCTTGACGGTGGACGTGCTCGTCACGGGCGGGTCCGTCACGCCGTTGAAGCTGTCGTTGATGAAAGCTGTGTTCCCCGGGGGAACGGTCAGTTCTTCCCCTGCAGCCGAAGCGGTCAATCCGTGAATCCCCGTACCGGAAAAGGAAGCCCCCGCCACCAGGGCGGATAGGGCGATATGCCACATTTTCTTCACGATGATCCCTCCTCCTGTTCTTCCATTGGAATAGGCACTACTTCAAAGAAGAAAGGTCATTCTCCTGGCTGACCTCGTGCTCCAGAACCCACATGAAGTACAGGGCTTTGGCCGCCTTCGCGCGCGTGACAACCGCCTTCGGCTCCAGCTCCGTGCCGTTCACCATCTGCCCCCGGGCAATGCCCTTCTCGGATCGGAACAGCCCGAGCTCATACGCATCCTTGACCTTGGCGGCAAGGTGAGGCGCGATCTGTGGGGTATCGGTCAGCTGCTGCCAGGAGACCAGCGGATAGTACATCGCCCCACGTGCGCCCGAATCCAGGTTCGGATCATAAGCCGGATCGCCGGGCACTACCGTCGTGCCGTTGTAATCCGTCATGTACTTCGGTTTGCTCGTGAACTTGGCGTGGTAGGCATCATCCAGAATCGCACCCATGACCTCCCGGGTCAGCTTCCCGTTCGGGTAGCCGGCGAAGACCGCAGGGTCCAGCTCCATCAGCTTGGCCAGGCTCCGGATGAAGGCATCCACGGTGATCGTCTCATCGGGACGGAAGTTCCCCCGGTCATCCTTGTGCAGGACGCCGAGCTGCAGCAGCTTCTCGATCTGATTGCGGTAATAGGCCCCTCCGCCGGTCGTCGTATCTTTGGCCATCTCGGGGAAGATCGCCGACCAGCTGCCATAGCGGGCCGCATCCCGGACATCCCCCCGAAGCAGGGAGGCGATCGCCGCCGCCGTGCGGTCGCCTTCCCCGCCGAGCTTCACCAGCTCGGTGGCGACGATCCGGGCAAATGGTTTGGCCAGCGCTTCCTTGTAGTGGGTTCCGTCAATCTTCTTCGACGGATGGCCGTTGGCGTAGCTGCCGTCATTCGTCTTGCCCGGGGTCTCCCCCGCTTCGATGGACATGAAGACGGCGGTCGTCGCCTCGACGCCGATCTCGTTATAATACTTGACGCTCTCGGCGTTGAGATCGACAAGCGTCACTCCCTGCTCCCGGGCGATCCTCTTCATGATGTCGGGGAAAAGCCTTGTCTTGAAGGAGTTCGTGTAGATATGGCCGGGAGCCGCATCGCCCTTCACCCTCGACAGCGGGGTGATCAATACGGGGATCATCCCCCGGGCGCGGACCGCCGGCAGGTACACTTCGCGGATGTAGGTTTCGTACATCCCTTCGGTCGAGCCTCTGCCGTAACGGCGGAACTCGTCAACGCTCTCGTCGTTGTGGCCGAACTGGATCAGCAGGTAATCCCCGACGCTGCCGGTCAGCAGAATATCGTTCAGCCGGCCTTCGGTGTAGGCGTTCTTGAAGGAGCGTCCGCCCATGGAATAGTTCACGACCTTGGCCTTCTCCCGGTTGAAGAGGTTGTCGAAGACCTGGCCCCAGCCGCTCATCGGCGCTTCGTCGAAGGTGTAGGACTTCACCGTGGAGTCCCCGAGCGTGAAGACCGTTGGAAGCGTGCCGGCGGCCCGGACCTGCTTCGGAAGGGGCTTCAGCACGATCTCCTCAATGCCGACAGGGGTATTCACCTTGTTCGGTTCGATCTCGATATCGAGGTAATCCCTTCCGTTCACGTACGTATAGGTCCACTCTTTGCCGGCGGCTGCAGCGGTATACTTGATGGGCACGAGCTTGGCGGCATCCCAGAACCCGCCCTTAAGCAGGCGGCTGGTCTGCATGCCCGATACCGACACGGTCGTATCCGCCGCATCCGAAGTGGTCTTGACATAGACGCTGTACGCGCCCGGAGGAGCCTGAATCCGGAACGCCATGCCGTAATTGTTGTAGTTGTCCTTCTCGTATTTCGGCTCCGCATAGAATGCAGGCTCCGTAATATAGAACCCTGTGCCGTCGGAAGTGATGGTGGACGTATGCACTTCTCTCGGAGGCATCGCGCTGGTCTGCCCAACGAAGCCGTACCCTGCAGCAGGCGTGTAGAGCGGTACACCGTCATACACATCATAGGTGACGGACCGGTAGCCCTCTTTGGCCTGGCTGGTAAAATTGAACTTGTAGGCGCGTTCCCCCTGAACGGAGGAGTCGAGCGGGAGCTGCCCCGGTTCCGTACCGGCCGCTTCGCTCCGGCTCTGAAGCGGCGTGAAGACCGAGGTCAGGAGCAGGGCGGACAAGCTGAGCTTCAGGAATCGTCTCACTCGCCGCACCCCCTTCCCGTGCCGCCGGTAAGGCTGCAAACGGATTCAATACTGCTGCTGGTCATTAATCTTCCTCCTTGCGATGAGTGCTTGGTTTGCCGTGCTGTTAAGCATCATAGCAAAGGGCTTCCTCCCGATTCGACCAGCTAACTTGCTCTTTTTAGCGAATCTTTGCTATTTCCGCACACTTCCATCCGTTCTAGAATCTGTGCTTCTCCAGAAATTCCGGCTTGTGCTTCAGGGTGACATGCTCCATATTCTGCGCCATCTTCTTGTACTGCAGCGGGGACATGCCCGTGATGAGCTTGAAATTCTTGTTGAAATGCGTGATGTTGAGGTATCCGACCTGTTCGGCGATCTCGATCATCTTGAGGCCGGTCTCCCGCAGCAGCCGCTGCGATTCCCGGATCCGCAGGGTATTGAGATACTCGGGGAACGAATGCCCCGTATACTTCTTGAGGAGGCGGCTGACATAGGATGGGGACAAAAAGAACCTCCCTGCGATCTGCCCCAGCGTCATCGGTTCCCGGAAATGGTCGTTGCAGTGCTGTACAATCTCGCGGATCGACGGATTGACGGGTTTGAGCTCCTCCGTGCTGCCGTCAGGCTGCTTGCGGCCGGCGAAGAGCAGCAGCTGCGTGAGCAGGCTCTTGAAGTACAAGGCCCTTCCTCTGCGGTCCTTGTCCGAATATTCGTTGATCATCTGAAGCAGCAGATTTTCGACGAAGGCCTGCTCCTGCTGATTGAGCTCCAGCACAGGCTCCTGTCCAGAGAACGGCAGCAGCAGGTCCGGCTGCTCCTTGACGGCCGAATCGATATAGGCATCGTGAAAATAAATTACCAGCCGCTCATGCTCCGGCGGACTGGCGGTCATCGTCTTGTGCGGAACGTTCTTCGGAATGAAGGCGAGTGAGCCCTTTTTGAGGGAATAACATTGGTTCCCGATATACAGGCGCCTCCGGCCCGACATAAGATAATAAATTTCGTAATAATCGTGAGTATGAGATTTCAGAAAGCTAAACGGAGTCACGATTTTGGATATCGACACTTCAAAGTCACCCTTCACCCTGGCACCCTCCCCGATCGTGTTCATCTGCTCCTGCGATCATCTCTTGATTATGGGCTCTTCCAGCCCGCCAAGCTATACCTTCGGGATAACTTATTGGCTGCGGCGCACGGTCACCGCCTGGGGATTCAGGCGACTAGCCCTGAGGCAACCTATGTGCAGGAGGCAACCTATGTGCAGGCAGCAGCCCGGCGGTTTGGGCCGCAGTACCAGCATGTGCAGTCCGCTTGAAAGCAAAAAAAGGCCGCCCAAGCGGCGGCCTTCCGAGCAAACCTGTTCTTTTGCCGGGAGTGTTACAAGCCCGGAGTGTTCTATCGCTTACAGCTCTACCATCGCCTTGATGACCCCATTCTCCGGTCGCAGCCAGCTGTCGTACTGATCGATCATGCCTTGAAAATCCGTCCGGTGCGTAATGAACGCATCCGTGTCGATGGCACCGCTGCGCAGCCCGCGGATCACTTCCTCGAAATCTTCCCGGAGCGCGTTGCGGCTGCCCATGATGGCCATCTCCCGCTTGTGGAAGTCCGGATCATGGAAGGTGATGTCCGCCTTCACGAGCCCCACATACACCAGCCGCCCGCCATGGGCCACGAAATTCAGCGCCCCCTCCATCGATCGGGCGTTCCCTGTGGCATCCAGCACGACGACCGGGAAGTCTCCGCCTGTGAGCCTCTCGACTTCCTGAAGCGGATCCCGTCCGGCATGGACCGTCTCGTCGGCAGGGGCCCACCTCCGGCAGAACGCGAGCCGCTCCTCGTTCAAGTCCATGGCGATGACCCGCGCTCCGGCCTGCTTGGCGAACTTCATGGTGCCGAGTCCGATCGGTCCGGCACCGATGACGAGCACCGTATCGCCCGGGCGGATCTCCCCGACCCGAACCGCATGCGCCCCGATGCTGAAGCATTCCACCACGGCCGCCTGGTCGGGCGTCAATCCGTCGGCCCTCACGAGCTGGCGTACGGGCACCGTCATGAACTCCCGCATCCCGCCGTCCTGATGAACGCCGAGGACACTCATGCCCGTGCAGCAGTTCGTCTTCCCCCTCCGGCAGGCGATGCAGCTGCCGCAGTGCACGTAAGGAATCACGCTCACCAAGTCTCCGGGGGCCAGGCCGTCCTGCGCCTCCCCCAGTTCGACGATCTCGGCGGCGAGTTCATGCCCCAGCACCCGGGGATATGTGAAGAACGGCTGATTCCCTTGATAAGCATGGAGATCTGTGCCGCAGATCCCGATCCGCAGGATGCGGATCAGCGCCTCGCCCGGCGCAGGAGCAGGCGGCATGCCGGCGTCTTTCATCACGAGCCGTTTCGGCTCTTCGCATACGATACATTTCATTAGGTTAGCACCCCCGTATGATATTCCGGCCTTCCGCTCGGCCACGATCGCCGTTGAATCGGCTGAAGCACACGCCGTACGGCTTCAATAGCCTTCAAGTCCGGCGGCTCCAGCGCACTCTCGATGTTCCTCCGGATCTTCTCCGGCTCCGCCGTACTGACGAGCGTCGTCGGAATCTCCTCGTGATTTACGGCGAACTGAATGGCCAGCTTCGGAAGGGACAGCCCATGCTGCTCGCAGTACGTCGAGGCCTCCCTGCAGACCTCTCGAATGAAAGGGTTTGCAGGATGCCAAGCGGGAGGCTCGGTTCCCGACAGCAGCCCCATCGACAAAGGAGAAGCATTCACGAGGGCCGTGCCGGTCTCCCGGAGCAGCGGCAGGAGGTCGAGCAGCGCGTCGTCATTCAGCGAATAATGGCAGTAAGAAAGAATAGCATCGACCTTATGATGCTCCAGCACGGTGCGGAATACGGACAGAGGCAGACCCGACACACCCGTGAAGCGGATTTTGCCCTGTTTCTTCAGCTCCTCCAGTGCCGGCAGCGCTTCCTCCACGATCTGCTTCCTGTCTCCGAATTCGATATCGTGCAGGAAGAGAATATCCAGATAATCCGTATGCAGCCGCGTCATGCTCTCTTCGGCACTTCGGAGAATCCGGTCGTATGAGAAATCGAAATCCGCTTTCCCGTACCTCCCCGCTTTGGTGCTGAGTATGTACCGGTCCCTGGGAATGCTCTTCAGGGCCTGCCCCAGCACCCGTTCCGCCTTGAGCAGCCCGTAATAGGGAGCTGCATCAAAGTAATTGATGCCGAGCTCAAATGCCGTGTGCACCGTCCGTTCCGCTTCCCGGTCATCCGTCGGATGAAACACGGACCCGAGGGACGAGGCCCCGAAGCTGATCACCGACACATCCAATCCCGTGTTTCCAAGCTTACGGTATTTCATTGGGCAGATGACCTCCTCTCACAATGATATTTTTATAATGTTATTTTAATGTTACCGGTAACAAAAATACTAACACAGCCCCGCCGTCCGGTCAACGGGAGCGGGCTTGATTTCTGCCTCTTCTTGCCGCATGATGAAGGTACTCAGTATTCCGTT containing:
- a CDS encoding aldo/keto reductase, whose protein sequence is MKYRKLGNTGLDVSVISFGASSLGSVFHPTDDREAERTVHTAFELGINYFDAAPYYGLLKAERVLGQALKSIPRDRYILSTKAGRYGKADFDFSYDRILRSAEESMTRLHTDYLDILFLHDIEFGDRKQIVEEALPALEELKKQGKIRFTGVSGLPLSVFRTVLEHHKVDAILSYCHYSLNDDALLDLLPLLRETGTALVNASPLSMGLLSGTEPPAWHPANPFIREVCREASTYCEQHGLSLPKLAIQFAVNHEEIPTTLVSTAEPEKIRRNIESALEPPDLKAIEAVRRVLQPIQRRSWPSGRPEYHTGVLT
- a CDS encoding GDSL-type esterase/lipase family protein, whose product is MRRFLKLSLSALLLTSVFTPLQSRSEAAGTEPGQLPLDSSVQGERAYKFNFTSQAKEGYRSVTYDVYDGVPLYTPAAGYGFVGQTSAMPPREVHTSTITSDGTGFYITEPAFYAEPKYEKDNYNNYGMAFRIQAPPGAYSVYVKTTSDAADTTVSVSGMQTSRLLKGGFWDAAKLVPIKYTAAAAGKEWTYTYVNGRDYLDIEIEPNKVNTPVGIEEIVLKPLPKQVRAAGTLPTVFTLGDSTVKSYTFDEAPMSGWGQVFDNLFNREKAKVVNYSMGGRSFKNAYTEGRLNDILLTGSVGDYLLIQFGHNDESVDEFRRYGRGSTEGMYETYIREVYLPAVRARGMIPVLITPLSRVKGDAAPGHIYTNSFKTRLFPDIMKRIAREQGVTLVDLNAESVKYYNEIGVEATTAVFMSIEAGETPGKTNDGSYANGHPSKKIDGTHYKEALAKPFARIVATELVKLGGEGDRTAAAIASLLRGDVRDAARYGSWSAIFPEMAKDTTTGGGAYYRNQIEKLLQLGVLHKDDRGNFRPDETITVDAFIRSLAKLMELDPAVFAGYPNGKLTREVMGAILDDAYHAKFTSKPKYMTDYNGTTVVPGDPAYDPNLDSGARGAMYYPLVSWQQLTDTPQIAPHLAAKVKDAYELGLFRSEKGIARGQMVNGTELEPKAVVTRAKAAKALYFMWVLEHEVSQENDLSSLK
- a CDS encoding zinc-binding alcohol dehydrogenase family protein, encoding MKCIVCEEPKRLVMKDAGMPPAPAPGEALIRILRIGICGTDLHAYQGNQPFFTYPRVLGHELAAEIVELGEAQDGLAPGDLVSVIPYVHCGSCIACRRGKTNCCTGMSVLGVHQDGGMREFMTVPVRQLVRADGLTPDQAAVVECFSIGAHAVRVGEIRPGDTVLVIGAGPIGLGTMKFAKQAGARVIAMDLNEERLAFCRRWAPADETVHAGRDPLQEVERLTGGDFPVVVLDATGNARSMEGALNFVAHGGRLVYVGLVKADITFHDPDFHKREMAIMGSRNALREDFEEVIRGLRSGAIDTDAFITHRTDFQGMIDQYDSWLRPENGVIKAMVEL
- a CDS encoding AraC family transcriptional regulator, encoding MNTIGEGARVKGDFEVSISKIVTPFSFLKSHTHDYYEIYYLMSGRRRLYIGNQCYSLKKGSLAFIPKNVPHKTMTASPPEHERLVIYFHDAYIDSAVKEQPDLLLPFSGQEPVLELNQQEQAFVENLLLQMINEYSDKDRRGRALYFKSLLTQLLLFAGRKQPDGSTEELKPVNPSIREIVQHCNDHFREPMTLGQIAGRFFLSPSYVSRLLKKYTGHSFPEYLNTLRIRESQRLLRETGLKMIEIAEQVGYLNITHFNKNFKLITGMSPLQYKKMAQNMEHVTLKHKPEFLEKHRF
- a CDS encoding pectinesterase family protein, whose product is MWHIALSALVAGASFSGTGIHGLTASAAGEELTVPPGNTAFINDSFNGVTDPPVTSTSTVKTFAGYTASVTGPNGSVSIAASGKDGVPFPSEALLIRDEDGSNASGTVGSGAGATSVTKGLGSRISDGIVTVEQDMYFYGPNNDISRGRNVLKLTGGVNSQANTSDTIIQVDLKGGKIAWTDTGGIYTNITPANLTNAAWYHLKAVINLNTFKADYYVTNLSDGSVVGELREQPFYNRTLGSQAGDTAAITAFGASTGGTTAENIVLDNIQVYKLNAPPDAPSGLTGIGGDRQIALSWSPAPNAVTYDVLRGESASGPFVKVAEGLTRAAASSDPFRDGGLINGQTYYYVVRAVNPFGATDSAPCAITPSGERPAPVPPQNINVEARESAVMLKWDAVPDAATYTLKRAISPEGPFAVVSSVIPNTQTSYYDTGLDAAATYYYTLSSTNIAGTGDESQLLTANPSVPLTEPADLRAVPGSKRVDLSWTGSPGAAVYQVKRSTGSGGPYTVIGSTYGTSYRDTGAVDGQTYYYVVSAENVSARSMNTLQVRAVPYTAPKGAPAAPTGTVTEAAYGQIVLHWDAVRDASEYTIKRASSYNGPYTTIASTKRTSFKDTKVTNGSTYYYMITAKNRYGAGPASEPLIATPSRVIVVAKDGTGDFTTVQAAIDSVPQNRQERTVIYIKKGIYKEKVIAPVDKPNLSFVGESRSGVVITYDMNVTYHPGLQTATFELRGAGSTIENMTIQNSAFPNKDTNGVKGVGQALALYVSGDRMVFRELNLYGFQDTLYVEKGRQYFSSLYIEGTVDYIYGNGFAYFDRSEMKHVGTFGGYTTAASHDQTAVNGYVFYQAKKTRGTTSLKPYIQQYGKAGTYTGAWDDTWDLELQGVSKSNSTVYLGRPWRPYGNVKFVDTWMDAHFYAAGWHNWGKVENETTAVYGEYGSTGPGANAQARVPWSKQMTTEEANALTVQRVLGGQDGWDPTLTGVFAKPPAALGD